The proteins below come from a single Pseudomonas chlororaphis genomic window:
- a CDS encoding membrane protein: MSLSSPVTSLSGVAAPALATSLAKTHVRMLAIDALRGFVMLLMLVDHVRETFLLHRQVSDPIDALSVTPDLFFTRLLSTLCAPVFIFLTGLSAWLYSQKHTAGETSVFLLKRGLFLVVLELTFVCFAWTAEFPPKTLWLQVIWCIGICMIALAVLLHLKRSWLIVIGVAIVAGHNLLDGIVLGPDSPFFVPWSILHQRAFIDLTEFTRARTTYPVLPWIGVILLGWAIGPWFARQVDPAVRVRRLLQVGIGLLVVFVVIRYLNVYGDKPWVQTGDALRTAMSFLSATKYPPSLMFLLPTLGVGLILLALFEKAQARGTIALLAVYGGAPMFFYLLHLYVLKALYLLAVALWGTNQGAYFGFDHLPLVWVCSVLLGVALFFPTRWFAELKQRRRDIALLKYF; the protein is encoded by the coding sequence ATGAGCCTCTCTTCCCCTGTGACGAGCCTGTCCGGCGTCGCCGCGCCCGCCCTCGCCACGAGCCTCGCCAAAACCCATGTGCGCATGCTGGCCATCGATGCCCTGCGAGGGTTCGTGATGTTGCTGATGCTGGTCGACCATGTTCGCGAAACATTCCTGCTGCACCGGCAGGTCAGCGACCCGATCGATGCGTTGAGTGTCACCCCGGACCTGTTCTTCACCCGGCTGCTCAGCACGCTCTGTGCCCCGGTGTTCATCTTCCTCACCGGTTTGTCGGCCTGGCTCTACAGCCAGAAGCACACCGCCGGCGAAACCTCGGTGTTCCTGCTCAAGCGCGGGTTGTTCCTGGTCGTGCTGGAACTCACGTTCGTGTGTTTCGCCTGGACCGCCGAGTTTCCCCCCAAGACTTTGTGGCTGCAGGTGATCTGGTGCATCGGCATTTGCATGATCGCCCTGGCCGTGCTGTTGCACCTCAAGCGCAGTTGGCTGATCGTCATCGGCGTCGCCATTGTCGCCGGCCACAACCTGCTGGACGGCATCGTGCTGGGGCCTGACTCGCCATTCTTCGTGCCCTGGTCGATCCTGCACCAGCGGGCATTCATCGATCTCACCGAATTCACCCGCGCCCGCACCACTTACCCGGTGCTGCCCTGGATCGGCGTGATCCTGCTGGGCTGGGCCATCGGACCGTGGTTTGCCCGGCAGGTGGACCCCGCCGTGCGAGTGCGGCGGCTGTTGCAGGTGGGCATCGGCTTGCTGGTGGTATTCGTCGTCATCCGCTACCTGAACGTCTATGGCGACAAGCCCTGGGTGCAGACCGGCGATGCGCTGCGCACCGCCATGAGTTTCCTGAGTGCGACGAAGTACCCGCCATCGTTGATGTTCCTGCTACCGACACTGGGGGTTGGCCTGATCCTGTTGGCATTGTTCGAGAAGGCTCAGGCGCGGGGCACCATCGCCTTGCTGGCGGTCTACGGCGGCGCGCCGATGTTTTTCTATCTGTTGCATCTCTACGTGCTCAAGGCCCTTTACCTGCTGGCGGTTGCCCTCTGGGGCACCAACCAGGGGGCGTATTTCGGTTTCGACCATTTGCCCCTGGTGTGGGTGTGCAGCGTGCTGCTGGGGGTGGCGCTGTTCTTCCCGACCCGCTGGTTCGCCGAGCTGAAGCAACGGCGACGGGACATCGCGCTGCTCAAGTATTTCTGA
- a CDS encoding malate:quinone oxidoreductase has product MLKKTHTALLGLAMAMGLATTHAAEAKKVDVLLIGGGIMSSTLGVWLNELEPGWTMEMVERLDGVAEESSNGWNNAGTGHSALAELNYTPEDKNGKVDISKAIEINEAFQISRQFWSWQVKNGVLKNPRSFINSTPHMSFLWGDDNIAFLKKRYEALQASPLFAGMQYSEDPAQIGKWVPLMMQGRDPSQKVAATWSPLGTDVNFGEITRQFAAYLQSKPNFSLKLSSEVEDITRNEDGTWRVSYKNLKDGTETETDAKFVFIGAGGGALHLLQKSDIPEAREYAGFPVGGSFLVTENPTVAQLHLAKAYGKASVGAPPMSVPHLDTRVLDGKRVILFGPFATFSTKFLKNGSYFDLLTSTTTHNVWPMTKVGIEQYPLVEYLAGQLMLSDEDRFNALKEYFPEAKQEDWRLWQAGQRVQIIKRDEEKGGVLKLGTEVVASQDGSIAGLLGASPGASTAAPIMLTVLEKVFKDKVASPAWQEKLHQIVPSYGTKLNDSPERVAQEWAYTSEVLQLDTPPVITKPGTPAPAQPAAAREANPAADMAL; this is encoded by the coding sequence ATGTTGAAGAAAACACACACGGCGCTACTGGGCCTGGCGATGGCGATGGGTCTTGCGACCACGCACGCCGCCGAGGCAAAAAAAGTGGACGTCCTGCTCATTGGTGGGGGCATCATGAGCTCGACACTCGGCGTCTGGCTCAATGAGCTGGAGCCGGGCTGGACCATGGAAATGGTCGAGCGCCTGGACGGTGTTGCCGAAGAAAGTTCCAACGGTTGGAACAACGCCGGTACCGGTCACTCGGCACTGGCCGAACTGAACTACACGCCGGAAGACAAGAACGGCAAGGTCGATATCTCCAAGGCTATCGAAATCAACGAAGCCTTCCAGATCTCCCGTCAGTTCTGGTCCTGGCAGGTCAAGAACGGCGTGCTGAAGAACCCACGTTCGTTCATCAACTCCACGCCGCACATGAGCTTCCTGTGGGGCGACGACAACATCGCGTTCCTGAAGAAGCGCTACGAAGCCCTCCAGGCCAGCCCGTTGTTCGCCGGCATGCAGTATTCCGAAGACCCAGCGCAGATCGGCAAGTGGGTGCCGCTGATGATGCAAGGGCGTGACCCGAGCCAGAAAGTCGCGGCGACCTGGAGTCCCCTGGGCACTGACGTGAACTTCGGCGAAATCACTCGCCAGTTCGCTGCCTACCTGCAGAGCAAACCGAACTTCTCGCTGAAACTGTCCAGCGAAGTGGAAGACATCACCCGCAACGAAGACGGCACCTGGCGCGTTTCGTACAAGAACCTGAAGGACGGTACCGAGACCGAGACCGACGCCAAGTTCGTGTTCATCGGCGCTGGCGGTGGTGCCCTGCACCTGCTGCAGAAGTCCGACATTCCGGAAGCGCGCGAGTACGCCGGTTTCCCGGTGGGCGGTTCGTTCCTGGTCACCGAAAACCCGACCGTTGCCCAACTGCACCTGGCCAAAGCCTATGGCAAGGCTTCGGTCGGCGCGCCACCGATGTCGGTACCGCACCTGGACACCCGCGTGCTGGATGGCAAGCGTGTGATCCTGTTTGGCCCGTTCGCCACCTTCTCGACCAAGTTCCTGAAGAACGGTTCGTACTTTGACCTGCTGACCAGCACCACCACCCACAACGTGTGGCCGATGACCAAGGTCGGTATCGAACAGTACCCACTGGTCGAGTACCTGGCCGGTCAACTGATGCTGTCGGACGAAGATCGTTTCAATGCGCTGAAGGAATACTTCCCAGAGGCCAAACAGGAAGACTGGCGCCTGTGGCAGGCCGGCCAGCGCGTGCAGATCATCAAGCGTGACGAAGAGAAGGGCGGCGTGCTGAAACTGGGCACCGAAGTGGTCGCGTCCCAGGACGGCAGCATCGCCGGCCTGCTGGGTGCTTCGCCAGGTGCTTCGACGGCTGCGCCGATCATGCTGACCGTGCTGGAGAAGGTCTTCAAGGACAAGGTCGCCAGCCCGGCCTGGCAGGAAAAACTGCACCAGATCGTGCCAAGCTATGGCACCAAGCTCAACGACAGCCCTGAGCGCGTTGCCCAGGAATGGGCCTACACCAGCGAAGTCCTGCAACTGGACACGCCGCCGGTGATCACCAAGCCAGGCACCCCGGCCCCGGCCCAGCCAGCGGCTGCCCGCGAAGCCAATCCAGCGGCTGACATGGCGCTGTAA
- a CDS encoding transposase, with the protein MISWVGIDISKSNLVVWVRPQNQGYEVPNTPEGFAQLVEQLSPYTIGRVLLEATGGYERKVMAALQEAGFNVLRINPRRARAFAVAMGKNAKTDPIDAAVLADFAEALHASHEKPISPEREALRELIQLREHFVQQRDDNKRRLQQAQLPAVIEVIKDHIRYLQIQIKQFGKAINQSMRKLDAEKADRLTSVKGIGTVATASLLVYLPELGELDRREIASLAGIAPYNDDSGNHSGKRQIYGGRARVRRALYMSCWVVIRYHADFKARYEALRGRGKSAKVALIACMRILLIRLNAMLRDGTEWR; encoded by the coding sequence ATGATTTCCTGGGTCGGTATCGATATATCCAAATCAAATCTCGTCGTTTGGGTTCGACCACAGAACCAAGGCTACGAGGTCCCCAATACGCCTGAGGGTTTTGCACAACTGGTCGAACAGCTAAGCCCGTACACGATTGGCCGGGTGTTACTGGAAGCCACGGGCGGCTATGAACGAAAGGTTATGGCAGCACTGCAGGAGGCAGGTTTCAATGTGCTCAGGATCAACCCTCGTCGGGCTAGAGCCTTCGCCGTAGCAATGGGCAAGAATGCCAAGACCGACCCCATCGATGCGGCTGTTCTTGCCGATTTTGCCGAAGCTCTGCATGCGTCTCACGAAAAGCCCATTTCACCTGAGCGTGAAGCACTGCGGGAGCTGATTCAGCTGCGCGAACACTTCGTCCAGCAACGAGATGACAACAAGCGCCGGCTACAGCAGGCTCAGCTTCCGGCGGTTATCGAGGTGATCAAAGATCATATTCGCTACCTGCAAATCCAAATCAAGCAGTTTGGCAAAGCCATTAATCAAAGCATGCGTAAGCTGGATGCGGAGAAAGCCGACCGACTCACATCAGTTAAAGGGATCGGCACTGTGGCGACTGCTAGTTTGTTGGTTTACCTGCCTGAGCTCGGTGAGCTTGATCGCAGAGAGATCGCGTCCCTGGCGGGAATCGCCCCCTACAACGACGACAGTGGCAATCACAGCGGCAAACGTCAGATTTACGGAGGAAGAGCGCGGGTCAGACGTGCGCTTTATATGTCGTGCTGGGTTGTCATCCGCTATCACGCCGACTTCAAGGCCCGGTACGAAGCACTTCGAGGGCGAGGCAAGAGCGCGAAAGTCGCGCTCATCGCCTGCATGCGAATATTGCTAATCAGACTGAATGCCATGCTTCGAGACGGCACTGAATGGCGGTGA